In Chloroflexota bacterium, the following proteins share a genomic window:
- a CDS encoding FtsX-like permease family protein: MKLKESMRIALRALSANKLRSALTMLGIIIGVGAVITLLSVGKGVENYVISQFQSIGSNLLFVVPGRLEEGGPHPRRQTVRPLTMGDAEAIADPFNVPDAIAVAPELSRYTNVTRGKHDAYPQVRGVTPEFEQVRDWHPAEGSFITHEDVVSHARVAVLGTTVVDRLFEDDEYPIGQTIRINNILFRVVGVMEKRGGSGFGDEDNTVFVPITTAQTRLFPSRTVSGEYQVSVIYVQAVSEDRMEAAQQEITDLLRRRHNIAYQDDDDFTVINQADIISVFGEITGMLTLFLGAIAAISLLVGGIGIMNIMLVSVTERTREIGLRKAVGAKRRDILLQFLIEAIVLSMIGGFVGILLGAAGALAISQLAKDLHTTVTPQSVLLATGFSAVVGLFFGIYPATRAARLNPIEALRYE; the protein is encoded by the coding sequence ATGAAGCTGAAAGAGTCCATGCGCATCGCGCTGCGTGCGCTATCCGCCAACAAGCTACGCTCCGCGCTGACCATGCTGGGCATCATCATCGGGGTCGGCGCGGTGATCACGCTGCTCTCCGTGGGCAAGGGCGTGGAGAATTACGTCATCAGCCAGTTCCAGAGCATCGGGTCCAATCTGCTGTTCGTGGTGCCCGGGCGCCTGGAGGAGGGCGGCCCCCACCCCAGGCGGCAGACCGTGCGGCCGCTCACCATGGGGGACGCGGAGGCGATCGCCGATCCGTTCAACGTCCCAGACGCCATCGCGGTCGCGCCCGAGCTCAGCCGCTACACCAACGTGACGCGCGGCAAGCACGACGCCTACCCACAGGTCAGGGGCGTGACGCCCGAATTCGAGCAGGTGCGCGACTGGCACCCGGCGGAGGGGAGCTTCATCACCCACGAGGACGTGGTGTCCCACGCCCGGGTGGCCGTGCTGGGTACCACCGTGGTGGATCGGCTATTCGAGGACGACGAATACCCCATCGGACAGACTATCCGGATCAACAACATCCTCTTCCGCGTCGTCGGCGTGATGGAGAAACGGGGCGGATCGGGCTTCGGCGACGAGGACAATACCGTCTTCGTCCCGATCACCACAGCGCAAACGCGCCTGTTCCCCAGCCGCACCGTATCCGGCGAGTATCAGGTCTCCGTGATCTACGTGCAGGCGGTCTCGGAGGACCGCATGGAGGCCGCGCAGCAGGAGATCACCGATCTGCTTCGCCGACGCCATAACATCGCCTATCAGGACGACGACGATTTCACCGTCATCAACCAGGCGGACATCATCTCCGTCTTCGGCGAGATCACCGGGATGCTCACGCTGTTCCTGGGCGCCATCGCCGCCATCTCCCTGCTGGTCGGGGGCATCGGCATCATGAACATCATGCTGGTCAGCGTCACCGAGCGGACCCGGGAGATCGGGCTGCGCAAAGCGGTGGGCGCCAAGCGGCGCGACATCCTCCTGCAGTTCCTGATCGAGGCCATCGTCCTGTCCATGATCGGCGGCTTCGTGGGCATCCTGTTGGGAGCCGCAGGAGCCCTGGCGATCTCACAACTGGCCAAGGACTTACACACCACGGTCACACCACAGTCCGTGCTGCTCGCCACCGGATTCTCCGCCGTGGTGGGGCTGTTCTTCGGCATTTACCCGGCCACCCGCGCCGCCCGGCTGAACCCGATCGAAGCGCTGCGATATGAGTAG
- a CDS encoding ABC transporter ATP-binding protein, producing MDERTYPSDGREAATQPSTDVVIRLEGITKVYRMGDIEVHALRGISLEVRRGEFMAIMGPSGSGKSTLMNILGCLDQPTSGRYWLEGEDVSQMDDDRLAEIRNRRIGFVFQSFNLLPRTTALDNVELPLIYAGARDRRERARAALEAVGLGDRLHHHPNELSGGQQQRVAIARALVNEPAIILADEPTGNLDSKSGEEIMGIFQRLNEEKGITVVVVTHEPDIAAHTRRIVRLQDGLVISDEPVLHPIRAGEGAHGMPIPPITEREVERQP from the coding sequence ATGGACGAGAGGACATACCCATCGGACGGCCGAGAGGCGGCGACGCAGCCATCGACGGATGTCGTCATCCGGCTGGAGGGGATCACGAAGGTGTACCGCATGGGCGACATCGAGGTGCACGCCCTGCGGGGGATCTCCCTGGAGGTTCGGCGCGGCGAGTTCATGGCCATCATGGGCCCATCGGGCTCCGGCAAATCGACGCTGATGAACATCCTGGGCTGCCTGGATCAGCCCACCAGCGGCCGATACTGGCTGGAGGGCGAGGACGTCTCTCAGATGGATGACGACCGGCTGGCGGAGATACGCAATCGGCGCATCGGGTTCGTGTTCCAGTCGTTCAACCTGCTTCCCCGCACAACGGCGCTGGACAACGTGGAGCTGCCGTTGATCTACGCGGGCGCCCGCGACCGCCGAGAGCGGGCCCGGGCCGCCCTGGAGGCCGTCGGATTGGGCGATCGGCTGCATCACCACCCCAACGAACTCTCGGGCGGGCAACAGCAGCGCGTGGCCATCGCCCGAGCCCTGGTCAACGAGCCCGCCATCATCCTGGCCGACGAGCCCACCGGCAACCTGGACTCCAAGTCGGGCGAGGAGATCATGGGGATTTTCCAGCGCTTGAACGAGGAGAAGGGGATCACCGTCGTGGTGGTCACCCATGAGCCGGATATCGCCGCGCATACCCGGCGGATCGTGCGGCTGCAAGATGGGCTGGTGATCTCCGATGAGCCCGTCCTCCACCCGATCCGCGCCGGCGAGGGCGCACACGGCATGCCGATACCTCCCATCACGGAGCGCGAGGTCGAGAGGCAACCATGA